In a genomic window of Wyeomyia smithii strain HCP4-BCI-WySm-NY-G18 chromosome 1, ASM2978416v1, whole genome shotgun sequence:
- the LOC129718529 gene encoding alkaline phosphatase-like, whose translation MEAALSVILFTGLIILTNPIDAKFLERITPSLTPPPIPYPTHPMDDPEWQPPQGPPAEVEKQYWIDNGQQLLQEQLSKNHLNLGVARNLIIFIADGMSITTQTATRVFMGGEQMQLSFEQFPYAGLAKTYCINYQVSDSGCTASAILTGVKNNYGTIAVSGNVPLMNCELSLVEGNRLTSILRYAQEDGRSTGIVTNTRLTHATPAVAYAVSGARYWEDDGETPSGCVDIAKQLVHGEIGTNLTVAMGGGTRHFYPAEMIDVHGQPGRRQDGRILPDEWLQEMSRRGERAMYVYDRHQLLNTDARDVDRLLGLFAANHLSYQLENVDQQPTLEEMTAKALDILTKNERGYVLVVEGGLIDPAHHANQARRALDETVEFHRAVQKAARSTDTRDTLIVVTADHSHTLTMGGYPVRGNDILWTGDFSRLDQMPFFTLTYANGPSFFDHFPPDRSGRVNPLLMNWQNPEFAYPGAVPYEDETHGGDDVAVFARGPYAHLFTGSYEQHLIGHAMLYASCLGTEQMQRSEACWNRLRGSAEFTDKSLLLISVNLMVLFWINKNKQ comes from the exons ATGGAAGCTGCATTAAGTGTTATTTTGTTTACTGGTTTAATAATCCTCACAAATCCCATTGATGCAAAATTCCTCGAGCGTATAACCCCTTCTTTGACCCCTCCACCAATTCCCTACCCTACGCACCCTATGGACGATCCAGAATGGCAACCACCGCAAGGTCCTCCGGCCGAAGTAGAGAAACAATACTGGATTGATAATGGACAACAGTTGCTACAAGAGCAGCTGTCCAAAAACCATCTGAACCTGGGCGTCGCAAGGAATCTGATCATATTCATTGCCGATGGTATGTCCATTACAACCCAAACGGCTACTCGAGTATTCATGGGCGGTGAACAAATGCAACTGTCATTCGAACAGTTTCCGTACGCTGGATTAGCAAAG ACCTATTGTATAAACTATCAAGTCTCCGATTCGGGTTGTACAGCATCGGCAATCCTGACCGGTGTTAAAAACAATTATGGAACGATTGCGGTCAGTGGAAACGTACCGTTAATGAACTGTGAACTAAGTTTGGTGGAGGGAAATCGTCTTACATCGATCCTGAGGTACGCACAAGAAGATGGTCGTTCAACGGGTATCGTGACAAACACACGTTTAACACATGCTACTCCTGCTGTGGCTTATGCTGTTTCCGGGGCTCGTTACTGGGAGGACGACGGGGAAACTCCGTCAGGTTGTGTGGACATCGCCAAGCAGCTGGTTCACGGTGAGATTGGAACGAACCTGACAGTAGCAATGGGAGGTGGCACACGTCATTTTTATCCTGCTGAAATGATCGATGTCCATGGGCAACCCGGCAGACGACAGGATGGACGAATTTTGCCGGACGAATGGCTACAGGAAATGTCACGACGAGGAGAGCGGGCTATGTACGTGTACGACCGGCATCAGCTTTTGAATACCGATGCACGCGACGTAGATCGGCTGTTGGGATTATTCGCAGCGAATCATCTGAGCTATCAGCTGGAGAATGTCGATCAACAGCCGACACTAGAGGAAATGACTGCAAAGGCTTTGGACATACTAACAAAAAATGAGCGAGGGTACGTGTTGGTGGTGGAAG GTGGTCTAATTGATCCGGCCCATCATGCTAATCAGGCGCGCAGGGCTCTAGACGAGACGGTCGAGTTCCACCGAGCGGTCCAGAAGGCTGCTCGCAGCACAGACACCAGAGATACTCTCATTGTGGTAACAGCAGATCACTCGCACACTCTGACCATGGGAGGCTATCCGGTACGGGGCAATGATATCCTATGGACAGGTGACTTCTCCCGGCTGGATCAAATGCCGTTCTTCACGCTTACCTACGCCAATGGGCCAAGttttttcgatcattttccACCCGATCGCAGTGGCCGTGTGAATCCTTTGCTAATGAACTGGCAGAATCCGGAATTTGCATATCCCGGAGCGGTACCATATGAGGACGAAACACACGGCGGCGACGATGTGGCCGTTTTTGCTAGAGGACCTTATGCTCATTTGTTTACTGGGTCATACGAGCAGCACCTTATTGGACATGCTATGCTTTATGCTTCATGTTTGGGAACAGAACAAATGCAAAGGTCAGAAGCATGCTGGAATCGCTTACGGGGATCTGCAGAATTTACCGATAAATCGTTGCTTTTAATAAGTGTCAATTTGATGGTTCTATTTTGG